GTTAATACGCAGGAAGCCTGCGCACTGTTCGAAGGCTTTCGGTCCCAGTCGGCTGACTTTCAGCAGTTGCTGACGATTCTGGAACTGCCCGTTCTCGTCGCGCCAGGCCACGATATTCTGCGCCATCATTCGGGTCAGACCGGCTACACGGGTTAACAGCGGAACCGATGCCGTATTCAAATCAACGCCGACGGCGTTCACACAGTCTTCCACTACCGCGTCCAGCTTACGGGCTAACTGTGTCTGGCTGACGTCATGCTGATACTGACCGACGCCGATCGATTTCGGATCGATTTTCACCAGCTCAGCGAGCGGATCCTGCAGACGGCGCGCAATAGAGACCGCGCCGCGCAGCGAGACGTCGAGATCCGGGAACTCCTGGGCTGCCAGTTCTGACGCGGAATAGACTGACGCCCCGGCTTCGCTGACGATCACTTTCTGCGCCGTCACTTTCGGGAACTGTTTCTGTACATCGAGGAAGAAGCGTTCGGTTTCACGCGAGGCGGTGCCGTTACCAATCGCCACCAGTTCCACATTGTACTTTTCACACAGCGCAGCCACTACCACGGCGGCTTTCGCCGCCTGACCGGTGTGAGGATAGATGGTATCGGTGGCGACCAGCTTACCAGTGCCATCCACCACGGCGACTTTTACCCCGGTACGCAGACCCGGATCGAGGCCCATAGTGGCACGCAGACCCGCTGGTGCCGCCATCAACAGGTCGTGCAGGTTGCGGGCGAATACGTTGATTGCTTCGTCCTCCGCGCGCTCGCGGACAGTCCCCATCAGCTCGGTCTCGAGGTGCATAAGCACCTTGATACGCCACGTCCAGCTCACCACGCCTTTGCGCCAGCTGTCTGCCGGTGCGTTGTTCAGACGCAGGCCGAGGTGATCCATAATGATCTGCTCGCAGTAGCTCTCTTTCGGCGGCTCATCGAACTGCGGATCGGCATTCAGCGAAAGCTGCAACACGCCTTCATTACGACCGCGGAACATTGCCAGCGCACGGTGAGAAGGCACGGAGGCGATCGGCTCGTGATGATCGAAATAGTCGCGGAATTTTGCGCCTTCCTCTTCTTTACCGCTGACTACGCTGGCAACCAGATGGGCATTTTTCCACAGATAGTCACGTACCTTCGCCAGCAGCGCGGCGTCTTCGGCAAAGCGTTCCATCAGGATATAGCGTGCGCCATCAAGCGCGGCTTTGCTGTCGGCAACCCCTTTCTCTGCATCGATATATTTTGCCGCTTCGGTGTCCGGATCGTGTGACGGGTCGTTCCACAACAGGTCGGCCAGCGGTTCCAGACCGGCTTCAATCGCTATCTGTCCACGGGTGCGGCGTTTGGGTTTATACGGGAGGTAAAGATCTTCGAGTTCGGTCTTACTTAACGTGCCGTTGATGGCAGTCGCCAGATCATCGGTCAGTTTGCCTTGCTCGGAAATGGACTTGAGAATGGCCTGACGGCGCTCTTCCAGTTCGCGCAAATAGCCCAGTCGGGTCTCCAGATTACGCAGTTGCGTATCATCCAGGCCGCCGGTGATTTCCTTACGGTAACGTGCGATAAACGGCACGGTGTTCCCTTCGTCAAGCAGGCGAACGGCAGCGGTGACCTGGTCAGCCCGGGCCTGAATTTCACCCGCAATAATGCGGCAGAAAGAATCATTCATCATGGATTGGCTTCATCTACTGAGTAAAAAATCAGGGAACAGTTATACGGATTGATGGGCAAAAACGCCAGCCATAGCGCGGGGCTTCGGATTGTTCCTGCTCATTTTACGTATTCGATCGCATTCACGTACCAGCTTGCTTCCCCACCAGGCGTGTTGACCACCGCGAGATCGCCGACCTCTTTTTTCAGCAGCGCGCGCGCCATCGGCGAGTCGATGGAGATATAATCTTTGCGGCCAAAAATTTCATCGTAGCCGACAATCCGAAAGCGACGGGTATCGCCATCGTCATTCTCAATTTCTACCCATGCGCCGAAAAACACTTTGCCTTCCTGCTGCGGGGAGTAATCGACGATCTTCAAATTCTCCATGCATTTAGTCAGGTAACGGACGCGTCGGTCGATCTCACGCAGGCGCTTTTTATTATACTGATAGTCGGCATTCTCACTGCGGTCACCCAGACTCGCCGCCCAGGTCACCTTCTTTGTGACTTCCGGGCGTTCTTCACGCCAGAGGTAATTAAGCTCACTTTTGAGTTTTTCGTACCCTTCCCGGGTGATCAGAGGCGTTTTCATCTTATTGATTACCTTTAAGTCTGTGACGAAGCGCACAATTCGTATTACGTCACCCTGATAACAGAATAA
The sequence above is drawn from the Citrobacter amalonaticus genome and encodes:
- a CDS encoding Tex family protein, with the protein product MMNDSFCRIIAGEIQARADQVTAAVRLLDEGNTVPFIARYRKEITGGLDDTQLRNLETRLGYLRELEERRQAILKSISEQGKLTDDLATAINGTLSKTELEDLYLPYKPKRRTRGQIAIEAGLEPLADLLWNDPSHDPDTEAAKYIDAEKGVADSKAALDGARYILMERFAEDAALLAKVRDYLWKNAHLVASVVSGKEEEGAKFRDYFDHHEPIASVPSHRALAMFRGRNEGVLQLSLNADPQFDEPPKESYCEQIIMDHLGLRLNNAPADSWRKGVVSWTWRIKVLMHLETELMGTVRERAEDEAINVFARNLHDLLMAAPAGLRATMGLDPGLRTGVKVAVVDGTGKLVATDTIYPHTGQAAKAAVVVAALCEKYNVELVAIGNGTASRETERFFLDVQKQFPKVTAQKVIVSEAGASVYSASELAAQEFPDLDVSLRGAVSIARRLQDPLAELVKIDPKSIGVGQYQHDVSQTQLARKLDAVVEDCVNAVGVDLNTASVPLLTRVAGLTRMMAQNIVAWRDENGQFQNRQQLLKVSRLGPKAFEQCAGFLRINHGDNPLDASTVHPEAYPVVERILAATQQALKDLMGNSSELRNLKAVDFTDDKFGVPTVSDIIKELEKPGRDPRPEFKTAQFADGVETMNDLQPGMVLEGAVTNVTNFGAFVDIGVHQDGLVHISSLSNKFVDDPHTVVKAGDIVKVKVLEVDLQRKRIALTMRLDEQPGETNARRGGGNDRPAAKAAKPRTREAQPAGNSAMMDALAAAMGKKR
- the greB gene encoding transcription elongation factor GreB — its product is MKTPLITREGYEKLKSELNYLWREERPEVTKKVTWAASLGDRSENADYQYNKKRLREIDRRVRYLTKCMENLKIVDYSPQQEGKVFFGAWVEIENDDGDTRRFRIVGYDEIFGRKDYISIDSPMARALLKKEVGDLAVVNTPGGEASWYVNAIEYVK